In one window of Balearica regulorum gibbericeps isolate bBalReg1 chromosome 29, bBalReg1.pri, whole genome shotgun sequence DNA:
- the MIP gene encoding lens fiber major intrinsic protein produces MRELRSSSFWRAVLAEFLGSLLYALLGLGASLRWAPGPPSVVGAALAFGLAQATLVQVLGHVSGGHINPAITLAFLLASQLSLPRALGYLLAQLLGALAGAGVLYGVTPAPVRGTLGLSALHPGVGPGQGTVVELLLTAQFVLCVLASFDDRHDGRPDSAALPVGFSLALGHLFGIHYTGAGMNPARSFAPAVITRNFTNHWVYWAGPLLGAALGAVLYEFALCPRPRSLAERLAALKGEPPAVTVTAAAVAVATAAELPPEPPAEPLELKTQGL; encoded by the exons ATGCGGGAGTTGCGCTCGTCCTCCTTCTGGAGGGCCGTCCTGGCCGAGTTCCTGGGCAGCCTCCTCTACgccctgctggggctgggggcttcCCTGCGCTGGGCCCCGGGCCCCCCCAGCGTCGTGGGGGCCGCCCTGGCCTTCGGGCTGGCTCAGGCCACCCTGGTGCAGGTGCTGGGCCACGTCAGCGGGGGCCACATCAACCCGGCCATCACCTTGGCCTTCCTGCTGGCCTcgcagctctccctgccccgAGCCCTGGGCTACCTCCTGGCCCAGCTGCTGGGCGCCCTGGCCGGGGCCGGCGTGCTCTACGGTGTGACGCCGGCCCCCGTCCGCGGCACCCTCGGCCTCAGCGCG CTGCACCCCGGCGTGGGTCCGGGCCAGGGCACGGTGGTGGAGCTGCTCCTGACCGCCCAGTTCGTCCTCTGCGTCTTGGCCAGCTTCGACGACCGCCACGACGGGCGCCCGGACTCGGCAGCGCTGCCCGTCGGCTTCTCCCTCGCCCTCGGCCACCTCTTCGGG ATCCACTACACGGGTGCCGGCATGAACCCCGCACGCTCCTTCGCCCCCGCCGTCATCACCCGCAACTTCACCAACCACTGG GTGTACTGGGCGGGCCCGCTGCTGGGCGCGGCGCTGGGCGCGGTGCTGTACGAGTTCGCGCTGTGCCCGCGGCCGCGCAGCCTGGCCGAGCGCCTGGCCGCCCTCAAGGGAGAGCCCCCCGCCGTCACCGTCACCGCCGCCGCCGTCGCCGTCGCCACCGCCGCCGAGCTGCCGCCAGAGCCGCCGGCCGAGCCGCTGGAGCTGAAGACGCAGGGCCTGTAG